From the Martelella mediterranea DSM 17316 genome, one window contains:
- the murB gene encoding UDP-N-acetylmuramate dehydrogenase produces the protein MDMISDFDLTGSNTFGLKSSARRAVIVDDPEMLPALAHESAASGLPLRILGGGSNVVLNERLEAIVALMRIGGRQVVRRTESETIVTAGAGENWHDFVSWTVAEGVPGLENLAGIPGTVGAAPIQNIGAYGAQLSDFFLSLEAFDLKDGVVRTFDAAACRFAYRQSHFKAEPGRHVILSVTLALPTVWRAKRDYAGLDLLPEQASAQEVLDHVVALRASKLPDWRTLGNAGSFFHNPVVSAEKAAEIAGAPRYPQPDGTVKLSAGWLIEQCGLKGFRLGPAGTYARHALVLVNHGGATSTDIAALANHTRDKVRERFGVELVQEPIAF, from the coding sequence ATGGACATGATTTCCGATTTCGACCTGACCGGCAGCAACACGTTTGGCCTGAAATCTTCAGCACGCCGGGCCGTGATCGTCGATGATCCGGAAATGCTGCCGGCACTTGCCCACGAAAGCGCCGCCTCCGGCCTGCCGCTGCGCATTCTCGGCGGCGGCAGCAATGTGGTGCTCAATGAGCGGCTCGAGGCCATCGTCGCGCTGATGCGGATCGGCGGTCGGCAGGTCGTGCGCCGGACTGAGAGCGAAACCATCGTTACCGCCGGGGCCGGCGAAAACTGGCACGATTTCGTGTCCTGGACCGTCGCGGAGGGCGTTCCGGGACTGGAAAACCTCGCCGGCATTCCCGGCACGGTCGGCGCCGCTCCGATCCAGAATATCGGCGCCTATGGCGCGCAACTCTCCGATTTCTTCCTGTCGCTCGAGGCCTTCGATCTGAAGGACGGCGTCGTCCGCACCTTCGATGCTGCGGCCTGCCGCTTTGCCTATCGCCAGAGCCATTTCAAGGCCGAGCCCGGTCGCCATGTCATCCTGTCGGTCACGCTCGCCCTGCCAACCGTATGGCGGGCGAAACGCGATTACGCCGGTCTCGACCTGTTGCCCGAGCAGGCCTCGGCGCAAGAGGTACTCGATCATGTCGTCGCTCTCAGGGCCTCGAAGCTTCCCGACTGGCGGACGCTCGGCAATGCCGGCTCATTCTTCCACAATCCGGTGGTCAGCGCCGAAAAGGCCGCCGAAATCGCGGGCGCGCCGCGCTATCCCCAGCCCGACGGCACGGTGAAACTCTCCGCCGGCTGGCTGATCGAGCAATGCGGCCTCAAGGGCTTCCGCCTCGGCCCCGCCGGCACCTACGCCCGCCACGCCCTCGTCCTCGTCAACCACGGCGGCGCCACAAGCACGGATATCGCCGCGCTCGCCAACCATACCCGCGACAAGGTGCGGGAGCGGTTCGGCGTGGAACTGGTGCAGGAACCGATCGCGTTTTGA
- a CDS encoding VOC family protein codes for MHYLHTMVRITDIDASLRFYCELMGLKEVRRIENEKGRFTLIFLAAPADLEKGDNDHVPKLELTYNWDPEEYSGGRNFGHLAYRVENIYDFCQKMADAGVTINRPPRDGHMAFVRSPDGISVEILQDGEALPPQEPWASMQNTGSW; via the coding sequence ATGCATTATCTCCACACCATGGTCCGCATAACGGATATCGACGCCTCGCTGCGCTTCTACTGCGAGTTGATGGGGCTGAAGGAAGTCCGCCGGATCGAGAACGAAAAGGGCCGGTTCACCCTGATTTTCCTCGCCGCACCCGCCGATCTCGAAAAGGGCGACAACGACCACGTGCCGAAGCTGGAGCTGACCTATAACTGGGATCCGGAGGAATATTCCGGCGGCCGCAATTTCGGCCACCTCGCCTACCGGGTCGAGAATATCTATGATTTCTGCCAGAAGATGGCGGATGCCGGCGTCACCATCAACCGCCCGCCGCGCGACGGCCATATGGCGTTCGTGCGTTCGCCCGACGGCATTTCGGTTGAAATCCTGCAGGATGGCGAGGCGCTTCCCCCGCAGGAGCCGTGGGCTTCGATGCAGAACACCGGAAGCTGGTAA
- the dapA gene encoding 4-hydroxy-tetrahydrodipicolinate synthase: protein MFKGSIPALVTPFTADGAVDEQAFAAHVDWQIGEGSHGVSPVGTTGESPTLSHAEHKRVVDLCVEVVAGRVPVIAGAGSNNTREAIELALHAEKAGADALLVVTPYYNKPTQKGLFAHFSAIAEATKLPIFIYNIPPRSVIDLLPETMGALVKSHSNIVGVKDATAKLDRVSEQRITCGKDFIQLSGEDATALGFAAQGGVGAISVTANVAPKLCAEFQNALLGGDFVRALEYQDRLMPLHRALFLEPGVCGTKYALNRIGRMDGAVRLPLTPVDDRTAAEIDAALKHAGLLN, encoded by the coding sequence ATGTTCAAGGGGTCCATACCCGCCCTTGTTACGCCCTTTACAGCCGACGGCGCGGTCGACGAGCAGGCATTCGCCGCGCATGTCGACTGGCAGATCGGCGAGGGCAGTCACGGCGTGTCGCCCGTCGGCACCACCGGCGAAAGCCCGACGCTGAGCCACGCCGAGCACAAACGGGTGGTGGACCTTTGCGTGGAAGTGGTCGCGGGCCGGGTTCCGGTGATCGCCGGGGCCGGTTCCAATAACACGCGCGAGGCCATTGAACTGGCGCTTCATGCGGAAAAGGCCGGCGCCGATGCGCTGCTGGTGGTCACGCCCTATTACAACAAGCCGACCCAGAAGGGCCTGTTCGCGCATTTCTCGGCGATCGCCGAGGCCACCAAGCTGCCGATCTTCATCTACAACATCCCCCCGCGCTCGGTGATCGACCTTCTGCCGGAGACGATGGGCGCGCTGGTGAAGTCGCATTCCAACATCGTCGGCGTCAAGGATGCCACGGCCAAGCTCGACCGCGTGTCAGAGCAACGTATTACCTGCGGCAAGGATTTCATCCAGCTTTCGGGCGAGGATGCCACGGCGCTCGGCTTTGCCGCGCAGGGTGGGGTGGGCGCGATCTCCGTCACCGCCAATGTCGCGCCGAAGCTTTGCGCCGAATTCCAGAACGCTTTGCTTGGCGGTGATTTCGTCAGGGCGCTGGAATATCAGGACCGGCTGATGCCGCTCCACCGGGCGCTGTTTCTTGAACCGGGCGTTTGCGGCACTAAATACGCGCTTAACAGGATTGGCCGTATGGACGGTGCGGTCCGTCTGCCGCTGACGCCGGTGGATGACAGAACCGCCGCCGAAATCGACGCGGCGCTGAAACATGCCGGATTGCTGAACTGA
- a CDS encoding DUF192 domain-containing protein, with the protein MKRTFGNWKMLAAAFLLLFGGLAVAQTEITFETSRLTLHTATGDHEIVVELAETEQQRQRGLMYRTELAPDHGMIFDLGQPRTASMWMANTLIPLDMVFIRTDGSVAGYYEQAEPGSKRVIASREPVKYVLELAGGQAQAYGLKPGDTVTGPALKQ; encoded by the coding sequence ATGAAACGCACATTCGGCAACTGGAAAATGCTGGCGGCTGCCTTTCTGCTGCTGTTTGGCGGGCTTGCCGTGGCCCAGACCGAGATCACCTTTGAAACCTCGCGGTTGACGCTGCATACCGCAACCGGCGACCACGAGATCGTCGTCGAGCTCGCCGAGACCGAACAGCAGCGCCAGCGCGGTCTGATGTACCGCACCGAGCTTGCTCCCGATCACGGGATGATCTTCGACCTCGGCCAGCCGCGCACCGCCTCGATGTGGATGGCGAACACGCTGATCCCGCTCGACATGGTGTTCATTCGCACGGACGGCTCGGTGGCCGGCTACTACGAACAGGCCGAGCCCGGCTCCAAGCGCGTGATCGCCTCGCGCGAGCCGGTGAAATACGTGCTCGAGTTGGCGGGCGGCCAGGCGCAGGCCTACGGGTTGAAGCCCGGCGACACCGTCACCGGTCCCGCGCTCAAGCAATAA
- a CDS encoding homoserine dehydrogenase: MADALKIGVAGLGTVGASLVRIISERHENLATACGRAITVTAVSARDRTKDRGIDVTSATWYDDPAAMAREGDIDVLVELIGGASGAAKDAVNAALERGIHVVTANKALLAEDGVALAALAEEKGVLLNFEAAVAGGIPVIKAVRESLTGNTMTRVYGIMNGTCNYILTRMEKEGLSFEDCLKEAQRLGYAEADPSFDINGNDTAHKLAILTSLAFGCEISCDDIYLEGISNITQDDIRAAAELGYRIKLLGVAQRTGGGIEQRVHPTMVPHDTVIAQVDGVTNAVAIESDILGDLLMVGPGAGGDATASAVLGDIADIAKSRPGAQTVPALGRPAKSLEPYKRARMRSHEGGYFIRMRVADRIGVIAAIARRMADNQISLESIVQHSANGERDAPTKTIIMVTHATTELSIRNAVKAMESDGYIVGKPQVIRIEKP, translated from the coding sequence ATGGCAGATGCCCTGAAAATCGGCGTCGCCGGTCTTGGAACCGTCGGCGCCTCGCTTGTGCGCATCATCAGCGAGCGACATGAAAACCTCGCCACGGCCTGCGGCCGCGCCATTACGGTGACGGCAGTATCGGCGCGCGACCGCACCAAGGATCGCGGCATCGATGTCACCTCGGCCACATGGTACGACGATCCGGCGGCGATGGCGCGCGAGGGCGACATCGACGTGCTGGTCGAGCTCATCGGCGGCGCGAGCGGGGCCGCGAAGGATGCGGTGAACGCGGCGCTGGAGCGGGGCATCCATGTCGTGACCGCCAACAAGGCGCTGCTCGCCGAAGACGGCGTGGCGCTGGCGGCACTCGCCGAAGAAAAGGGCGTGCTGCTGAATTTCGAAGCGGCCGTCGCCGGCGGCATTCCGGTGATCAAGGCCGTGCGCGAATCGCTCACCGGCAACACCATGACCCGCGTCTACGGCATCATGAACGGCACCTGCAATTACATCCTGACGCGGATGGAAAAGGAGGGGCTGTCCTTCGAGGATTGCCTCAAGGAGGCCCAGCGGCTCGGCTATGCCGAGGCCGATCCGTCCTTCGACATCAATGGCAACGACACCGCCCACAAGCTTGCGATCCTGACCTCGCTTGCCTTTGGCTGCGAGATCTCCTGCGACGATATTTATCTCGAGGGCATTTCCAACATTACCCAGGACGATATCCGCGCGGCGGCCGAACTCGGCTATCGCATCAAGCTCCTGGGCGTTGCCCAGCGCACCGGCGGCGGCATCGAGCAGCGCGTGCACCCCACCATGGTGCCGCATGACACCGTGATCGCCCAGGTCGATGGGGTCACCAATGCGGTGGCGATCGAATCCGATATTCTCGGCGATCTGCTGATGGTCGGCCCGGGTGCGGGCGGCGATGCCACCGCCTCCGCCGTGCTCGGTGATATCGCCGACATCGCCAAGTCGCGCCCCGGCGCGCAGACCGTGCCGGCGCTCGGCCGGCCGGCGAAATCGCTGGAGCCCTACAAGCGGGCGCGCATGCGCAGCCATGAGGGCGGCTATTTCATCCGCATGCGCGTGGCCGACAGGATCGGCGTGATCGCGGCGATTGCCCGGCGGATGGCCGACAACCAGATCTCGCTCGAATCGATCGTGCAGCATTCGGCCAATGGCGAACGCGACGCGCCGACCAAGACCATCATCATGGTCACCCACGCCACCACGGAGCTTTCGATCCGAAACGCCGTCAAGGCGATGGAGAGCGATGGCTATATCGTCGGCAAGCCGCAGGTCATTCGCATCGAAAAGCCCTGA
- a CDS encoding lytic transglycosylase domain-containing protein: protein MKKTLSMISLAAVMTAAEMTPLAAQDFPSMAPIPYARPDRSVLPPSLEVTGAISQPIANPASSTVLKQGLDALKDSNVPGAMQARARLPDNSLDHQILSWAIAVSGEPGVPSSEIAEAQQELRGWPGLSSLRANSERAFARENPSPNTVLAAFGNTLPETSQGTILLARAYLATGQKQKAHDIINRAWTGWALDTSSENQILKEFGSILSQTDHKNRMIYLMYRDRATQAKRFSEMGNAQSFYNAWAAVIRRQDNAGSLINAVHSSWRSDPAFLYIQIRNARQNNQYDTAAALLKKMPRNQAALVNPDQWWDESRIIGRQYYEDGKARQAYQVVAAAMPEGRLDRLDAAFHAGWIALRGLNDGRTASKHFADIVAISSTPISASRSYYWQGRAAEAGGPGNARDFYRKAGSYETTFYGQLALQKLGQTRLSVPYPSPTAADRTNYQRNPAVQAIARLEAVGHGWRADSLYRALAEQLTSPGELALLAYQAEKDRSHSLSLQVGKIAYGRGLDVAALAFPIGVIPTNANISGSGMALAYAIARQESAFNPGAVSPADARGLLQLLPTTAQRVASRHGLSYSASRLTGDPAYNATLGAHYLGEQIDRFGGSYILTFVAYNAGPARVPQWIERFGDPRGKNLDFVIDWIESIPYPETRNYVQRIMENYEIYKARLDQPTDIARDLIYGRT, encoded by the coding sequence ATGAAGAAAACACTTTCCATGATTTCGCTCGCCGCCGTGATGACGGCAGCGGAGATGACTCCCCTCGCCGCGCAGGATTTCCCCTCGATGGCGCCGATTCCCTACGCCCGGCCGGACCGTTCCGTGCTGCCGCCCTCGCTTGAGGTGACGGGCGCGATCAGCCAGCCGATCGCCAATCCGGCGTCGAGCACGGTGCTGAAACAGGGTCTCGACGCGCTCAAGGACAGCAATGTCCCTGGCGCGATGCAGGCGCGGGCGCGCCTGCCCGACAACAGCCTGGACCATCAGATTCTGAGTTGGGCGATCGCCGTTTCCGGCGAACCTGGCGTCCCTTCCTCCGAAATCGCGGAAGCCCAGCAGGAGCTTCGCGGCTGGCCGGGGCTTTCCTCGCTGCGCGCCAATTCCGAACGGGCCTTCGCGCGCGAAAACCCCTCGCCCAACACCGTGCTCGCCGCCTTCGGCAACACGCTGCCGGAGACCTCGCAGGGCACGATCCTGCTCGCGCGCGCCTATCTGGCGACCGGGCAGAAGCAGAAGGCGCACGATATCATCAACCGCGCCTGGACCGGATGGGCGCTCGACACCAGTTCGGAGAACCAGATTCTCAAAGAGTTCGGTTCGATCCTCAGCCAGACCGATCACAAGAACCGGATGATCTACCTGATGTATCGCGACCGCGCGACCCAGGCCAAGCGGTTCTCCGAAATGGGCAATGCCCAGTCCTTCTACAACGCCTGGGCCGCCGTCATTCGCCGACAGGACAATGCCGGCAGCCTGATCAATGCCGTGCACTCGTCCTGGCGCAGCGATCCGGCCTTCCTCTATATCCAGATCCGCAATGCCCGTCAGAACAACCAGTATGACACCGCGGCAGCGCTTCTGAAAAAGATGCCGCGCAATCAGGCAGCCCTCGTCAACCCCGACCAGTGGTGGGATGAAAGCCGCATCATCGGGCGTCAGTATTATGAAGACGGAAAAGCGCGACAGGCCTATCAAGTGGTCGCCGCCGCGATGCCGGAGGGTCGTCTCGACCGGCTGGATGCCGCGTTCCACGCTGGCTGGATCGCGTTGCGCGGCCTGAACGATGGCCGGACCGCATCGAAGCATTTCGCCGATATCGTCGCGATCTCCTCGACCCCGATCTCGGCATCGCGCTCCTATTACTGGCAGGGCCGGGCCGCTGAAGCCGGCGGACCGGGCAATGCGCGCGACTTTTACCGCAAGGCCGGCTCCTACGAGACCACCTTCTACGGTCAGCTTGCGCTGCAGAAACTCGGACAGACGCGTTTGAGCGTGCCCTATCCGAGCCCGACTGCCGCCGACCGCACGAATTACCAGCGTAATCCCGCGGTGCAGGCGATCGCCCGGCTCGAGGCCGTCGGCCATGGCTGGCGCGCCGATTCGCTCTATCGCGCGCTCGCCGAACAGCTTACGAGCCCCGGCGAACTCGCCCTTCTCGCCTATCAGGCGGAAAAGGACCGCAGCCACAGCCTGTCGCTTCAGGTCGGCAAGATCGCCTATGGCCGCGGGCTCGATGTCGCCGCGCTCGCCTTCCCGATCGGCGTGATCCCGACCAACGCCAATATTTCCGGCTCCGGCATGGCGCTCGCCTATGCGATCGCGCGGCAGGAGAGCGCCTTCAATCCCGGCGCGGTCTCGCCGGCCGATGCCCGCGGGCTGCTGCAGCTTCTGCCGACCACCGCCCAGCGCGTCGCCAGCCGTCACGGGCTTTCCTATTCGGCAAGCCGGCTGACCGGCGATCCGGCCTATAACGCCACGCTCGGCGCGCATTATCTCGGCGAGCAGATCGACCGGTTCGGCGGCTCCTATATCCTCACCTTCGTCGCCTATAATGCAGGACCGGCGCGGGTGCCGCAGTGGATCGAGCGCTTTGGCGATCCGCGCGGCAAGAACCTCGATTTCGTGATCGACTGGATCGAATCGATTCCCTATCCGGAAACCCGCAACTATGTTCAGCGGATCATGGAAAACTACGAGATCTACAAGGCCCGCCTCGATCAGCCGACCGATATCGCCCGCGACCTGATCTACGGCCGGACCTGA
- a CDS encoding cold-shock protein, whose protein sequence is MAERSQAGRYSAAEDAGLEAGELLEVTGFVKWFDVGKGFGFVVPDNGMDDILLHVTCLRKDGYQTILEGTRVVALVQKRERGYQAFRILSMDQSTAVHPSQMPPVKTHVHVEATSGLERVIVKWFNREKGFGFLTRGEGTEDIFIHMETLRRYGLTELVQGQSVLVRFGDGPKGLMAAEVHPDIPNPMHRTN, encoded by the coding sequence ATGGCCGAGAGGTCTCAAGCGGGAAGATATTCTGCCGCAGAGGATGCGGGCCTTGAAGCCGGGGAACTGCTCGAGGTTACCGGCTTCGTGAAGTGGTTCGACGTCGGCAAGGGGTTTGGTTTCGTCGTGCCGGACAACGGCATGGACGATATTCTCCTCCACGTCACCTGCCTGCGCAAGGACGGCTACCAGACCATACTGGAAGGCACGCGCGTCGTGGCGCTGGTGCAGAAGCGCGAGCGCGGCTATCAGGCGTTCCGCATCCTGTCCATGGACCAGTCCACCGCCGTCCATCCCTCGCAGATGCCGCCGGTGAAGACCCATGTCCATGTCGAGGCGACGAGCGGTCTGGAGCGGGTGATCGTCAAATGGTTCAACCGCGAAAAGGGCTTCGGCTTTCTGACGCGCGGCGAGGGCACCGAGGACATTTTCATCCACATGGAGACGCTGCGCCGCTACGGTCTGACTGAACTGGTCCAGGGCCAGAGCGTGCTGGTGCGATTCGGCGACGGCCCCAAGGGCCTGATGGCCGCCGAGGTTCATCCCGACATTCCGAACCCGATGCACCGCACCAACTGA
- a CDS encoding acyl carrier protein gives MSDTFSRVMKTIVAVIGSAEDEVNTDATLNGLGINSLDILELGMALEEEFDVMIMDEYLLSSKTVGDLVETVNNSRAQQTCSSAATVEQERAPTRARSSLCWPFQISRLRMFHLLAKRSK, from the coding sequence ATGAGTGACACCTTCAGTCGTGTGATGAAGACAATCGTAGCCGTTATTGGATCTGCCGAAGACGAGGTGAACACAGACGCTACTTTGAACGGTCTCGGCATCAATTCACTCGATATTCTCGAACTGGGGATGGCCCTTGAGGAGGAATTTGACGTGATGATCATGGATGAATATCTGCTCTCGAGCAAAACCGTTGGCGATCTGGTCGAGACCGTTAATAACTCGCGCGCTCAGCAAACGTGTTCGTCTGCCGCAACGGTGGAGCAGGAGCGTGCGCCCACTCGGGCAAGATCGTCCCTGTGCTGGCCCTTCCAAATTTCCCGCCTCAGAATGTTCCATTTGCTGGCGAAACGATCTAAATGA
- the recJ gene encoding single-stranded-DNA-specific exonuclease RecJ: protein MTDTAAQRKANPRAFLGVERSARDLRWVPRLGPAGENRALAMAQNHGLSELIARVLAGRDVPVDEAPAFLDPTLRSLMPDPFSLTDCEAAVARLIEAVKRGEKVAIFGDYDVDGACSSALMYRFLTMLGLEVEIYIPDRIFEGYGPNPQAIESLIRDGAKLIVTVDCGSTSHESLAAAKALGVDVVVIDHHQVGVDLPECAALVNPNREDDLSGQGHLCAAGVVFLVLVAAHRALRQAGDMRAGRIDLLSWLDLVALATVCDVVPLRGLNRAYVVKGLIVARSLSNPGLAALFKRAGLAGPVTPYHLGFLIGPRINAGGRIGDAALGSRLLTVDDTEEAEALAERLDQLNRERQAIETAMLQEAETDAIAEFGDGSGAGVIVTARQGWHPGIVGLLASRLKDRFGRPAFAIAVDANGRGTGSGRSISGFDLGRMVRMAVEQGLLVKGGGHAMAAGLTVTREKLSALRAFFEDHARDAVEALAADAVLKIDGALSASGATLDLIDRLEAAGPYGSGHPQPIFALPQHRVRDARVIGAGGHVKVRLESAEGTALDGIAFRAADKPLGELLLGSRGRSLHVAGTLSGDHWQGQRRVQLRIIDAANPS, encoded by the coding sequence ATGACTGATACTGCCGCCCAGCGCAAGGCGAACCCCCGGGCATTTCTGGGCGTGGAGCGTTCCGCGCGCGATCTGCGCTGGGTGCCGCGTCTGGGCCCGGCAGGTGAAAATCGGGCGCTGGCCATGGCGCAGAACCACGGCCTGTCCGAGCTGATTGCCCGGGTTTTGGCCGGCCGCGATGTGCCGGTGGACGAGGCGCCCGCCTTTCTGGATCCGACCCTGCGCTCGCTGATGCCGGACCCTTTCAGCCTGACCGATTGCGAGGCAGCGGTCGCGCGCCTGATCGAAGCCGTCAAACGCGGCGAAAAGGTCGCGATCTTCGGCGACTACGACGTCGACGGGGCCTGTTCGTCGGCGCTGATGTACCGCTTCCTCACCATGCTTGGCCTCGAGGTCGAGATCTATATCCCCGACCGCATCTTCGAGGGCTACGGGCCCAACCCGCAGGCGATCGAAAGCCTGATCAGGGACGGCGCGAAACTGATCGTGACCGTGGATTGCGGCTCCACCAGCCACGAATCGCTTGCGGCGGCGAAGGCGCTCGGCGTCGATGTCGTGGTGATCGACCATCATCAGGTCGGCGTCGACCTGCCGGAATGCGCGGCCCTGGTGAACCCCAACCGCGAGGACGATCTTTCGGGGCAGGGACATCTCTGCGCCGCCGGCGTGGTATTCCTCGTTCTGGTCGCCGCGCACCGCGCGCTGCGCCAGGCCGGCGACATGCGGGCCGGGCGGATCGATCTCCTGTCCTGGCTCGATCTGGTGGCGCTGGCGACGGTGTGCGACGTGGTGCCGCTCAGGGGGCTCAACCGCGCCTATGTGGTCAAGGGGCTGATCGTGGCGCGCTCGCTTTCCAATCCCGGTCTCGCGGCGCTGTTCAAGCGCGCCGGCCTTGCGGGGCCGGTGACGCCCTATCACCTCGGCTTTCTTATCGGCCCGCGCATCAATGCCGGCGGGCGGATCGGCGATGCGGCGCTCGGCAGCAGGCTTCTGACGGTCGATGATACGGAAGAGGCAGAGGCGCTCGCCGAACGCCTCGACCAGCTCAACCGCGAGCGCCAGGCAATCGAGACGGCGATGCTGCAGGAGGCGGAGACAGACGCGATTGCCGAATTTGGCGATGGCAGCGGCGCGGGCGTGATCGTGACCGCCCGCCAGGGCTGGCATCCCGGCATTGTCGGCCTGCTGGCCTCGCGCCTGAAGGACAGGTTCGGGCGGCCCGCCTTCGCCATCGCCGTCGATGCCAACGGCCGGGGCACCGGTTCCGGCCGGTCGATCTCGGGTTTCGATCTCGGTCGGATGGTGCGCATGGCTGTGGAGCAGGGGCTGCTGGTCAAGGGCGGAGGCCATGCGATGGCCGCCGGCCTGACGGTGACGCGCGAGAAGCTCTCGGCGCTTCGGGCCTTCTTTGAGGACCACGCCCGCGATGCCGTCGAGGCGCTCGCCGCCGACGCGGTGCTGAAGATCGACGGCGCGCTCAGCGCTTCTGGCGCCACGCTTGACCTGATCGACCGGCTGGAGGCGGCGGGTCCCTACGGCTCCGGCCATCCGCAGCCGATCTTCGCGCTGCCGCAGCATCGGGTGCGCGACGCGCGCGTGATCGGCGCAGGCGGCCATGTGAAGGTGCGGCTTGAAAGCGCGGAGGGGACGGCGCTGGATGGCATCGCCTTCCGCGCCGCCGACAAGCCTCTGGGCGAGCTTCTGCTTGGCAGCCGCGGGCGCAGCCTGCATGTCGCGGGAACGCTTTCCGGCGACCATTGGCAGGGCCAGCGCCGCGTTCAGCTGCGAATCATTGATGCGGCCAATCCGTCATAA